The Vibrio agarivorans genome contains the following window.
CCCAACTCCTAGGCGGTGCTGGCGATCTTCTTGCCAACAATAATACCGATAGAAATGTCAGTCAGACATTGATCGACATGCAATTCCAGTTCTCTCAACGAGAGGGCTATAAAGTAGCGACAAAAATTCTGAATGAAATGGGTAAGGTTGCCCATTTGCACCAGAAAAAGCCGATTAACGCCAGTTTGGCAGTATTGAAGTCACCTGACATTCCTTCTGTTCTTGTTGAAACAGGCTTTATTTCAAACCCGACTGAAGAGAAGTTGCTCTTCCAGCGTTCGCATCAAGACAAGCTTGCTCGTGCTTTAACAACTGCAATAGTCCAGTATTTTGAAAGTAACGCGCCTGAAGGAACACTGTTTGCCAATCGAAGTAAGACGATAAAGCACAAAGTGCAAAAAGGAGAGAGCCTCTCTGTTATTGCGAATCGTTATGGAACAACAGTTACCGCGATCCGAAACGCGAATAATCTGAAAAGTAACAGTTTGGCGATAGGCCAGATGTTGTCGATACCTGCGACTAACCGCGCGGCGCCAGCAGTGCCGAATAATGTACCAGCGGTTGAGACCAAAACGGTCACACATACGGTTCAAAAGGGCGACTATCTCGGTAAGATTGCTCAGCAGTACAATGTGTCTGTTGCTGCGATTAAGCGGGAGAACAACCTTAAGTCAGATACCCTAAAATTAGGTCAGAAACTGAAGATCACCGTAGCAGCGTCGAGTAGCTCACCGACTGTGCAAACCAAGACCATCACTCATACTGTTGGCAGGGGCGACTATTTAGGTAAAGTCGCGCAACAATATAAGGTCTCCGTTGCTGCGATTAAACGCGAAAATAACCTTAAGTCGGATACGTTAAGGCTGGGTCAGAAGTTAAAGATCACTGTTAGTGTTGCGGATATACCACCGAGAAAGCACACGGTTAAGCGAGGTGAGTTCCTCGGAAAAATAGCCAATCAGTATGGTGTGTCGGTATCAAGTATTCGGTCAGCGAATAACTTGCGCTCTGACCAATTAGCGGTAGGACAGGTACTAACTATCCCAAGTAAGTAGAATAATGACGATTAAGATTTTACCCGCTCGTCTTGCCAACCAAATTGCGGCTGGTGAAGTAGTCGAGCGACCAGCGTCGGTAGTAAAAGAGCTGGTGGAAAATAGCTTAGACTCTGGTGCGACTCGTATCGATATAGACATCGAGAAGGGTGGCGCCAAAATGATCCGTGTCCGTGACAATGGGAAAGGGATCCCTAAAGATGAGCTTGGCTTAGCCCTTAGTCGTCATGCAACATCGAAAATTCACACTCTAGATGATCTTGAAGCGATCATAAGTTTAGGCTTTCGGGGTGAGGCTCTCGCCAGTATCAGCTCCGT
Protein-coding sequences here:
- a CDS encoding LysM peptidoglycan-binding domain-containing protein; protein product: MWRRGFSLFLLLALIPVTVLANVLESIRVWPSPEETRVVIDLKSEAVHSYFTLSSPDRVVVDLKNTTLAAKLPVNVTDSPVLKRIRKSSPPESGTFRLVFELKGKTTPSVFKLAPTPGGQYGYRLVVDMPHAEKKAPAASSSASQVSRDASQLTGNADIVVAIDPGHGGEDPGSIGPSKKYEKHATLAISKKLAANINAIPGMKAVLTRQGDYFVNLNRRSELAREGGAHLLVSVHADAFHSPKPRGGSVFVLNTKRANSELAKWVQNHEEQSQLLGGAGDLLANNNTDRNVSQTLIDMQFQFSQREGYKVATKILNEMGKVAHLHQKKPINASLAVLKSPDIPSVLVETGFISNPTEEKLLFQRSHQDKLARALTTAIVQYFESNAPEGTLFANRSKTIKHKVQKGESLSVIANRYGTTVTAIRNANNLKSNSLAIGQMLSIPATNRAAPAVPNNVPAVETKTVTHTVQKGDYLGKIAQQYNVSVAAIKRENNLKSDTLKLGQKLKITVAASSSSPTVQTKTITHTVGRGDYLGKVAQQYKVSVAAIKRENNLKSDTLRLGQKLKITVSVADIPPRKHTVKRGEFLGKIANQYGVSVSSIRSANNLRSDQLAVGQVLTIPSK